In Pseudomonadota bacterium, a genomic segment contains:
- a CDS encoding TIGR00730 family Rossman fold protein: MAEIRSVCVFCGSSNSATQVYKDAAQKLGKILGKNDVRLVYGGGQVGLMGTIANSALEADGKVTGFIPQYLHEFEKGHTGITELFIVDTMHERKRLMADHSDAFVILPGGFGTLDEICEILTWKQLRLHYKPIVFVDVDKYWSPLFDTFVQHMIDKNFVHAEHKNFYVIVDDVDQVLPTLKGIPGAGPDFVNKWW; the protein is encoded by the coding sequence ATGGCAGAAATTCGCTCCGTTTGTGTATTTTGTGGATCATCTAATAGTGCCACTCAGGTGTATAAAGATGCCGCGCAAAAACTTGGTAAAATCCTGGGAAAAAATGATGTGCGTTTGGTTTATGGGGGCGGACAAGTAGGATTGATGGGAACTATTGCCAATAGTGCTTTGGAGGCAGACGGGAAGGTGACAGGTTTTATCCCTCAGTATTTGCACGAATTTGAAAAAGGCCATACGGGAATCACAGAGCTCTTTATCGTTGATACAATGCATGAACGCAAGCGTTTGATGGCAGATCATTCAGATGCATTTGTTATTCTACCAGGTGGTTTTGGTACCCTGGACGAAATTTGCGAGATTTTGACGTGGAAGCAACTCCGTCTCCACTATAAACCCATCGTTTTTGTGGATGTAGATAAATACTGGTCTCCCTTGTTTGATACCTTTGTCCAGCACATGATTGATAAGAATTTTGTCCACGCAGAACACAAAAATTTTTATGTCATTGTTGATGATGTCGATCAGGTATTGCCGACTTTGAAAGGGATACCAGGTGCAGGGCCCGATTTTGTGAATAAGTGGTGGTAA
- a CDS encoding BON domain-containing protein: protein MMKPHNVALLGLLTIGSGFLQGCAPVAVFGGASTVGMSATEERGLRGVIDDAAIKAEVNALWFDFDPVLSESVELSVREGRVLLTGAVDTPQRQIDAVRLVWKVEGVKEVIDEMLVGDGAGIGGYVGDTWVTTKLKAELLFEPEVRSSNYNIKTYAGKVYLIGIAQDQQELDRVLEIASRVDGVKEVVNYMRLLEEKDIMLAHPNREQTMPLQEQAPKVAVADPQMQMSFPAPQAR from the coding sequence ATGATGAAGCCCCATAATGTAGCATTGTTAGGCCTTTTGACAATAGGCAGTGGTTTTTTACAAGGATGTGCACCCGTTGCTGTTTTTGGAGGAGCGTCAACGGTAGGAATGTCTGCCACAGAAGAACGCGGACTTCGTGGCGTGATTGATGATGCGGCGATTAAAGCAGAAGTGAATGCACTTTGGTTTGATTTTGACCCCGTCCTTAGCGAATCCGTTGAATTATCTGTTCGAGAGGGGCGAGTTTTGTTAACAGGAGCAGTTGATACCCCGCAACGACAAATCGATGCTGTACGTTTGGTGTGGAAAGTAGAAGGCGTTAAAGAGGTTATTGATGAGATGTTGGTTGGCGATGGAGCAGGAATTGGTGGATACGTTGGTGATACTTGGGTGACAACCAAGCTTAAGGCAGAGCTGTTGTTTGAGCCAGAGGTTCGTTCCAGCAATTACAATATTAAAACGTACGCTGGAAAAGTTTATCTGATTGGCATAGCGCAAGATCAGCAAGAATTGGATCGGGTTTTGGAGATTGCAAGCCGTGTTGATGGAGTGAAAGAAGTGGTCAACTACATGCGCTTACTTGAAGAAAAAGATATTATGTTAGCGCATCCAAATCGTGAACAAACTATGCCATTACAGGAACAAGCACCTAAGGTGGCAGTTGCAGACCCGCAGATGCAGATGAGCTTTCCAGCACCGCAGGCTAGATAA
- the gshB gene encoding glutathione synthase translates to MSLRIAFQMDPLEELALQTDSTIALAIEAQKRGCQLWHYCPRALFLEDTTPKAVAAPLHVEETTRVHAKLGTTRVVELADMDLVLIRQDPPLDMAYLSTTYILERLPKSTLVLNDPAGIRNAPEKLLPLQFPELIPPTLIAKNKEQILDFLELHKDIILKPLYEFGGRAVVRLQERESNISALIDFFDRLYDTPIIAQKFIPDVFAGDKRLLLVDGELIGGFTRVPQTGDIRSNMMVGGQPQACKITERDTYACGALKGVLQQLGLFFVGIDIVGEYLIEINVTSPTGIRVLNQLERTHVESTIWDGIEEKIARNR, encoded by the coding sequence ATGAGTCTGCGTATTGCCTTTCAGATGGATCCTCTGGAAGAGTTAGCGCTACAAACAGATAGTACCATTGCACTTGCCATTGAAGCGCAAAAACGCGGGTGTCAACTTTGGCATTATTGTCCGCGGGCTCTCTTTCTTGAGGATACAACCCCAAAGGCAGTAGCGGCTCCCTTGCATGTTGAAGAAACAACGCGTGTTCATGCAAAATTGGGAACCACACGTGTTGTAGAGCTTGCAGACATGGATCTTGTGCTGATTCGTCAAGATCCGCCCTTGGATATGGCCTATCTATCGACAACGTATATTCTAGAAAGACTGCCAAAATCAACCTTGGTCCTCAATGATCCGGCTGGTATTCGCAATGCACCGGAAAAGTTATTACCACTACAGTTTCCAGAACTCATTCCCCCAACCCTGATTGCAAAAAATAAAGAGCAAATCCTTGATTTTCTTGAACTCCACAAAGACATCATCCTAAAACCTCTCTATGAATTTGGCGGGCGAGCTGTGGTGCGCTTGCAAGAGAGGGAAAGCAACATCAGCGCCCTCATCGATTTCTTTGACCGCCTTTATGATACCCCAATAATTGCGCAAAAATTTATACCGGATGTGTTTGCTGGAGACAAACGCTTGTTGCTGGTAGATGGCGAACTAATTGGTGGGTTTACCCGCGTTCCCCAAACCGGAGACATTCGCAGCAATATGATGGTAGGCGGCCAGCCGCAAGCATGCAAGATCACGGAACGCGACACCTATGCGTGTGGTGCATTGAAGGGGGTGCTACAACAACTTGGACTTTTCTTCGTTGGTATTGATATAGTGGGAGAATACTTAATTGAAATTAATGTGACATCTCCTACTGGGATTCGCGTTTTGAACCAACTTGAAAGGACTCACGTCGAATCCACAATATGGGATGGCATTGAAGAAAAAATAGCTCGCAATCGGTGA
- a CDS encoding YraN family protein, which yields MFFSTYQKGILAEIFCAWALRLKGYRILERRFRCPFGEVDIIARRFSQLVFIEVKARPSIEAAVEAISGRQQKRIEQTAQFYISHRREINFQTIRFDVMVVHSWRWPRHLVTAWYPENID from the coding sequence GTGTTTTTCAGCACTTATCAAAAAGGAATTCTCGCCGAAATCTTTTGCGCCTGGGCATTGCGTCTTAAAGGCTATCGCATTTTAGAGCGCCGATTCCGATGTCCCTTTGGTGAAGTTGACATCATTGCCAGACGTTTTTCGCAACTGGTTTTTATCGAAGTCAAAGCACGGCCATCGATAGAGGCTGCTGTGGAAGCTATTTCCGGAAGACAGCAAAAAAGGATTGAACAAACGGCGCAATTCTATATATCTCATAGAAGGGAAATAAACTTTCAAACGATTCGATTTGATGTCATGGTTGTTCATAGTTGGCGGTGGCCCCGCCATTTGGTAACGGCCTGGTATCCAGAGAATATAGATTAA
- a CDS encoding FAD-dependent monooxygenase: MTGSTCEVMIVGAGPTGLSMAFELARRGISFRIIDKATAPSSHSKALAVHARTLECFYDMELIQEILAKGHKVQQINAYLDKEPRLGLSLNQLADTPFPYVNMIPQNVLEGIMIEQLEQKGSKIEWGVELTSLTPHANHVVLGTSKGKTKKQIKASWVIGCDGAHSKVRDELDIPFSGSRYEDQFLLADVALTSELNPQQGHLFLDEEVLAVFPMGQGMSRVITTYPSQDATPSDKHIKELLEDRFKNLSPVPVSMSQLQWTSFFNIHRRIVEKMQVGRVFLAGDAAHIHSPVGGQGMNTGIQDAYNLAWKLALHLQGKVKQDFLESYQVERHPVAVGVLLGTNIAMKMIMVRTHFLRKARNIIAPLIFNLPYLHRRLQTLISETAIQYRTSPIVFHEDSSKDWAITWIKSKVRRRLQPGDRAPNAPLAIAKTYDHISLFELTQKSPDHTLLLFLGSAAKEIKTYAKQLQQLVAECPDFLSGHFIVSEQSIDYNLLDQVDELFYLDRNGRAHGSYNIIKPTLCLIRPDGYVAYLGAAEDEKGFKQYLCEHFVLTTKPVVNVSENKKQVQAQ, translated from the coding sequence ATGACTGGCAGTACCTGCGAAGTAATGATTGTGGGAGCAGGCCCCACAGGGTTGAGCATGGCATTCGAGCTTGCGCGTCGGGGGATTTCCTTTCGCATCATTGACAAAGCCACCGCACCTTCAAGTCACTCGAAAGCCCTTGCTGTTCATGCCAGAACGCTTGAGTGTTTTTATGACATGGAGTTAATCCAGGAGATCCTTGCAAAGGGACACAAAGTACAACAAATTAATGCCTATCTAGACAAAGAGCCGCGCCTTGGTTTGTCTTTAAACCAATTGGCAGATACTCCGTTTCCCTATGTGAATATGATTCCCCAAAATGTTCTAGAAGGGATCATGATCGAGCAACTTGAACAAAAAGGCAGCAAGATCGAATGGGGAGTCGAATTGACCAGCCTAACTCCGCACGCAAACCATGTAGTTCTTGGCACATCTAAGGGGAAAACCAAGAAACAAATAAAGGCCAGCTGGGTTATCGGCTGTGATGGAGCACATAGCAAAGTACGAGATGAATTGGATATTCCCTTTTCAGGATCTCGTTACGAGGATCAATTTTTACTGGCTGATGTTGCTCTAACCAGCGAGCTAAACCCCCAACAAGGCCATCTGTTTCTTGATGAAGAAGTCCTAGCTGTGTTTCCCATGGGTCAAGGAATGTCTAGGGTTATCACAACTTATCCTTCTCAGGATGCCACTCCTAGTGATAAGCATATCAAGGAGTTGCTGGAAGACCGCTTTAAAAATTTATCACCTGTGCCTGTTTCAATGAGTCAGCTACAGTGGACTTCGTTTTTCAATATCCACAGACGGATTGTCGAAAAAATGCAGGTAGGGCGTGTGTTTTTGGCAGGTGATGCTGCACATATTCACAGCCCCGTTGGCGGCCAGGGTATGAACACAGGTATTCAAGACGCCTACAATCTTGCTTGGAAATTGGCATTACATCTACAAGGAAAGGTTAAACAAGATTTCCTTGAAAGTTACCAAGTCGAACGCCATCCAGTGGCTGTGGGTGTATTGTTGGGAACGAACATAGCAATGAAAATGATTATGGTGCGCACGCATTTCCTTCGCAAAGCAAGGAATATCATAGCTCCTTTGATCTTTAATCTGCCCTATCTGCATCGTCGGTTGCAGACTTTGATTTCCGAAACAGCGATTCAGTATCGTACAAGTCCTATTGTTTTTCATGAGGATTCTTCTAAAGATTGGGCCATAACCTGGATAAAATCCAAGGTGCGCCGTCGTTTGCAACCTGGTGATCGGGCACCAAATGCCCCTTTGGCAATTGCCAAGACTTACGATCACATAAGCCTTTTTGAGCTTACACAAAAAAGCCCTGATCATACTTTGCTCTTATTTCTTGGCAGCGCCGCTAAGGAAATCAAAACTTACGCCAAGCAATTGCAACAGCTTGTTGCAGAATGTCCAGATTTTCTGAGCGGCCATTTTATAGTGAGTGAACAATCTATCGATTACAATTTGCTTGATCAGGTGGATGAATTGTTTTATCTTGACCGAAACGGACGTGCGCATGGAAGCTACAATATAATAAAACCCACCTTATGTTTAATTCGTCCCGATGGATACGTTGCATATTTGGGAGCAGCAGAAGATGAAAAGGGGTTCAAACAATATCTTTGCGAGCATTTCGTGTTAACAACTAAACCAGTGGTTAACGTCAGTGAAAACAAAAAACAGGTACAAGCTCAGTAA
- a CDS encoding YifB family Mg chelatase-like AAA ATPase produces MIASTTTVAFQGIQVLPIDVQVHIRPSSLPTFKVVGLPDKAVGESKERVHTALHAIGLSLPGKRIVVNLSPADLQKEGNHYDLPIAIALLVGMNVLPADEIAQYTSLGELALDGSISYVSGVLPAAINASSRDHGLICPADCGGEAAWASDLQILAVSNLIALINHFKGTQVLSQPEPKLLDSSAKLPDLADIKGQGIGKRALEITAAGGHNLLMCGPPGAGKSMMAARLPSLLPSLSPEEALEVTMIHSVAGHLEGKSLIQQRPYRDPHHSASLPSLVGGGLRAKPGEASLAHRGVLFLDELPEFQRNALEALRQPMETGRTTIARANAHVTYPARFQLIAAMNPCRCGHIDDPDRACTRAPKCALNYQARISGPLLDRIDLQIDVPAVKVSDLHLHAAGEPSTKVRTRVESARAIQRQRYHSKTESLKISTNAEADGTVLMRHALPDEQGQKLLMQATEKFKLSARGYHRILRVARTLADLEGYDGVRSEHVAEALGYRRVNV; encoded by the coding sequence TTGATTGCAAGTACTACCACCGTCGCCTTTCAAGGCATCCAAGTCCTGCCTATTGATGTACAAGTACACATCAGGCCGAGTTCACTTCCCACCTTCAAGGTCGTAGGCCTTCCAGACAAAGCGGTGGGTGAATCAAAAGAACGAGTGCACACTGCTCTTCATGCCATAGGACTTTCACTTCCTGGTAAACGCATTGTGGTCAATCTCTCCCCTGCAGATTTGCAAAAAGAAGGCAATCATTATGACCTTCCCATTGCAATCGCTTTGTTGGTTGGGATGAATGTTTTGCCCGCAGACGAAATCGCCCAGTATACATCTTTAGGTGAGTTGGCTCTTGATGGAAGTATCTCTTATGTTTCCGGCGTGCTGCCAGCAGCCATTAATGCATCCTCTAGAGATCATGGATTAATTTGCCCCGCTGATTGTGGCGGTGAGGCTGCCTGGGCCAGCGATTTACAAATCCTGGCGGTTTCCAATCTGATTGCTCTGATTAATCACTTCAAGGGAACGCAAGTATTGTCGCAGCCAGAGCCAAAATTGTTGGACTCATCCGCAAAACTGCCTGATCTGGCTGATATCAAGGGACAAGGAATAGGCAAACGAGCGCTTGAGATTACTGCTGCCGGAGGCCACAACTTGCTGATGTGCGGTCCGCCGGGAGCTGGAAAATCGATGATGGCAGCGCGATTGCCAAGCCTATTGCCATCATTATCACCAGAAGAGGCGTTGGAAGTGACTATGATCCACAGCGTTGCAGGACATCTTGAAGGTAAATCCCTGATTCAGCAACGCCCCTATCGCGATCCACACCACTCAGCCTCACTGCCCTCTCTGGTTGGTGGAGGCTTGCGGGCAAAACCCGGTGAAGCCTCACTAGCGCACCGAGGTGTACTTTTCCTAGATGAGTTGCCAGAATTTCAGCGCAATGCACTTGAGGCGCTGCGTCAGCCTATGGAAACTGGGCGCACCACCATCGCTCGCGCCAATGCTCATGTGACTTATCCAGCCCGGTTTCAATTGATTGCAGCGATGAACCCATGCCGATGCGGGCACATTGATGATCCAGATCGTGCCTGCACCCGAGCGCCTAAATGTGCATTGAATTATCAAGCAAGAATTTCTGGCCCTCTTTTGGATCGAATTGATTTGCAAATCGATGTACCAGCAGTCAAAGTCAGCGATTTACATCTGCACGCAGCAGGTGAACCCAGTACTAAAGTGCGTACCCGAGTTGAATCAGCAAGAGCCATTCAACGGCAACGCTATCACAGCAAAACCGAAAGCTTGAAGATCAGCACAAATGCTGAGGCTGATGGGACGGTATTGATGCGGCACGCACTGCCTGACGAACAGGGACAAAAATTGCTTATGCAGGCCACTGAGAAATTTAAACTCTCTGCCAGAGGCTATCATCGTATTTTACGAGTGGCACGGACATTGGCTGATTTGGAGGGTTATGACGGTGTAAGATCAGAACATGTTGCTGAGGCTTTAGGGTATCGGCGGGTGAATGTGTAG